The Cellulomonas sp. P24 genome contains a region encoding:
- a CDS encoding aldo/keto reductase — MSVEIAGHEISSYRQLGSSGLTVSVAGLGCNTFGATAAPETVDGIVAAALDEGITFFDTADVYGSVPGQSEELLGAALGTHRDEIVLATKFGMAVGDLNGPDWEARGSRRYIRRAIEGSLRRLRTDHVDLYQLHAPDPRTPVAETLQALDELVTEGKVRYVGSSNLSAWQVADADWTARDQGTVRFISAQNEYNLLRRGAETDLFPAARRFGVGVLPYYPLASGLLTGKYGRGAQAPAGTRLERYPDRLKTADFDTIGVLTALAGEWGVTLLSLAIGALSSRPEVASVIAGARTPDQVRANAAAGRWSPTVDQLRRIDRATSPDRTNS; from the coding sequence ATGAGCGTTGAGATCGCCGGGCACGAAATTTCATCATACCGCCAACTCGGCTCTTCAGGGTTGACGGTGTCCGTCGCCGGTCTCGGCTGCAACACGTTCGGCGCCACGGCGGCGCCCGAGACTGTCGACGGGATCGTCGCAGCTGCGCTCGACGAGGGGATCACGTTCTTCGACACCGCAGATGTGTACGGCTCGGTGCCAGGGCAGAGCGAGGAGCTCCTCGGTGCTGCTCTCGGCACCCATCGCGACGAGATCGTGCTCGCGACGAAGTTCGGCATGGCCGTCGGCGACCTCAACGGTCCGGACTGGGAAGCGCGCGGCTCTCGGCGCTACATCAGGCGCGCCATCGAGGGGTCGCTCCGGCGGCTCCGCACCGATCACGTCGACCTGTACCAGCTGCACGCGCCCGATCCCCGGACACCCGTGGCCGAGACGCTGCAGGCTCTCGACGAGCTCGTCACGGAGGGGAAGGTGCGCTACGTCGGGTCCTCGAACCTCTCGGCGTGGCAGGTGGCCGACGCCGACTGGACCGCGCGCGACCAGGGGACGGTCAGGTTCATCTCGGCGCAGAACGAGTACAACCTGCTGAGGCGTGGCGCGGAGACCGACCTCTTCCCGGCGGCGCGTCGGTTCGGTGTCGGAGTGCTCCCGTACTACCCGTTGGCCTCGGGGCTGCTGACGGGCAAGTACGGGCGGGGTGCGCAGGCGCCGGCCGGTACCCGTCTCGAGCGTTATCCGGACCGCCTGAAGACGGCCGACTTCGACACGATCGGTGTGTTGACGGCGCTGGCGGGGGAGTGGGGCGTCACGCTGCTCTCGCTGGCGATCGGTGCGCTGTCGTCGCGGCCGGAGGTCGCTTCCGTGATCGCGGGAGCCCGAACTCCGGATCAGGTCCGCGCCAACGCTGCGGCCGGGCGCTGGTCGCCGACCGTCGATCAGCTTCGCCGGATCGATAGGGCGACCAGCCCCGATCGAACGAATAGTTGA
- a CDS encoding RNA polymerase-binding protein RbpA, producing MANRSLRGMRIGSQSMETEDGVEFAPRILAHYDGPDGETVTVPFSIEADVPLTWELPGGREALLRGAEQPQPKATKPARTHWDMLLERRTIKELEDLLDERLALLRAGKLRRSA from the coding sequence ATGGCGAACCGCTCATTGCGCGGTATGCGTATCGGTTCCCAGAGCATGGAGACGGAGGACGGCGTCGAGTTCGCTCCACGCATCCTCGCCCACTACGACGGCCCGGATGGTGAGACTGTCACGGTCCCGTTCTCGATCGAGGCCGATGTCCCGCTGACCTGGGAGCTTCCGGGTGGCCGGGAGGCTCTTCTCCGGGGAGCGGAGCAGCCGCAGCCGAAGGCGACCAAGCCTGCGCGCACGCACTGGGACATGCTCCTCGAGCGTCGCACCATCAAGGAACTCGAGGACCTGCTGGACGAGCGTCTCGCGCTCCTGCGGGCAGGGAAGCTGCGCCGCAGCGCCTGA